A window of the Paenibacillus woosongensis genome harbors these coding sequences:
- a CDS encoding serine hydrolase, with the protein MVLHNTTLTRAEIAESLRFLDPNLPVRYVWQYSNIMYIFIGFFIEQQTGMTWEAWVKNKIFEPLEMSSTLFSVEDLQHVNNYALPYTAVDDEIIEIPLTNLDIQGPAGSIISNVTDLSAWLSLLLNHGEIHGKSIISEAQLNEMLFPQIVVGPGDFPDIPYTFYGLGWFVEVYRGRKLISHGGNTAGYSTHISFMPDNDIGIVILTNKEVTQLPECIAYHMYDQILGLGPIDWNTRFKVKNEQLHQALASMRNSDYSITDMDDPEPSHPISCYLGEFNHPAYGSAVICEKEGSLFLNYKDAELPIYHYNQNIFKVVDEQNDAQFLIEFNVNENGICDTFRSTW; encoded by the coding sequence ATGGTTCTTCACAATACAACCCTCACGCGAGCGGAAATTGCCGAAAGTCTTCGATTTCTCGATCCCAATCTCCCCGTCCGTTATGTGTGGCAGTATTCCAACATCATGTATATATTCATAGGCTTTTTTATCGAACAGCAAACAGGGATGACATGGGAAGCATGGGTAAAGAACAAGATCTTTGAGCCGCTTGAAATGTCCTCCACTCTCTTCTCCGTCGAGGATTTGCAGCATGTGAACAATTACGCGTTGCCCTACACTGCCGTTGATGATGAAATCATCGAGATCCCACTCACCAATCTAGATATCCAAGGTCCTGCCGGGTCTATTATTTCCAATGTAACTGATTTATCTGCCTGGCTATCTCTACTATTAAATCATGGAGAGATACATGGAAAATCTATTATTTCAGAAGCGCAGCTCAATGAAATGCTATTTCCTCAAATTGTGGTCGGCCCTGGGGATTTCCCGGACATTCCGTATACTTTTTACGGCTTAGGATGGTTCGTCGAAGTATACCGTGGCCGCAAACTGATTAGTCATGGAGGGAATACAGCCGGTTACAGTACTCATATTTCATTTATGCCAGACAACGATATCGGTATCGTTATTCTAACTAATAAGGAAGTAACCCAGCTTCCGGAATGCATCGCCTATCATATGTATGATCAAATTTTAGGCCTAGGACCGATTGACTGGAATACAAGATTTAAGGTTAAAAACGAGCAGCTCCACCAAGCTCTGGCCAGTATGCGCAATTCCGATTACTCCATCACCGATATGGATGATCCGGAACCTTCACATCCCATATCCTGTTACTTAGGGGAGTTTAACCATCCAGCCTACGGAAGTGCCGTGATTTGCGAGAAGGAAGGCTCATTATTCTTAAATTATAAAGATGCCGAGTTGCCGATATATCACTATAATCAGAACATCTTTAAAGTAGTCGACGAACAAAACGATGCCCAGTTTCTGATCGAATTTAACGTCAATGAAAATGGAATATGCGATACATTTCGTTCCACTTGGTAA
- a CDS encoding aminotransferase class I/II-fold pyridoxal phosphate-dependent enzyme, with translation MQFAKRMDRFGEGIFTKLSDIKRSRLDRGETVIDLSIGTPNIPPGKHIIEALCTAAADERNYVYALSDQSALLEAVSGWYKERYQVALDPKTEVCSLLGSQEGLAHISLSIVDEGDVVLVPDPCYPVFADGPLLAGAKLHYMPQKKENGYVINLQDIPEQVARQAKLMLVSYPNNPTTAMAPDSFYVDLVAFAKKYDIIVLHDNAYSELVFDGKSCGSFLAFPGAKDVGVEFNSLSKTYGLAGARIGFCVGNKEVVSRLKILKSNMDYGMFLPIQQAAIAAITGDQSGVAATRIAYEHRRDILCDGLSALGWEIDKPEATMFVWAAIPAHYETSEDFVMDMVTKAGVIVTPGSAFGPAGEGYVRMALVQEEENLKQAVEAIRLSGILNV, from the coding sequence ATGCAGTTCGCAAAAAGAATGGATCGGTTTGGTGAAGGCATTTTTACTAAATTATCGGATATCAAACGCAGCAGATTGGATCGTGGCGAAACGGTGATCGACCTGAGCATCGGCACGCCGAATATTCCGCCGGGCAAGCATATTATCGAAGCCTTATGTACAGCCGCTGCCGATGAAAGAAACTACGTCTACGCTCTCAGCGATCAAAGCGCTTTATTGGAGGCGGTTAGCGGCTGGTATAAGGAGCGATATCAGGTGGCTCTGGATCCGAAGACGGAAGTTTGCTCGCTGTTAGGCTCGCAGGAAGGGCTGGCGCATATTTCATTGTCCATCGTGGATGAGGGAGACGTCGTGCTGGTGCCGGACCCTTGCTACCCAGTGTTTGCAGATGGCCCGCTGCTGGCCGGAGCGAAGCTTCACTATATGCCGCAGAAAAAAGAAAACGGCTATGTGATCAACTTGCAGGATATTCCCGAACAAGTAGCGCGGCAGGCCAAGCTGATGCTGGTTTCCTATCCGAACAACCCGACTACCGCCATGGCGCCGGATAGCTTCTATGTTGATCTGGTCGCCTTTGCGAAGAAATATGATATCATCGTTCTTCATGACAATGCCTACAGCGAATTGGTGTTTGATGGCAAAAGCTGCGGGAGCTTTCTAGCTTTCCCTGGCGCGAAAGACGTCGGCGTTGAGTTTAATTCCTTGTCCAAAACCTATGGGTTGGCTGGGGCAAGAATCGGCTTTTGCGTAGGAAATAAGGAGGTTGTCTCCCGCCTGAAGATACTGAAATCGAACATGGACTATGGCATGTTTCTGCCGATCCAGCAAGCCGCCATTGCCGCGATAACGGGGGATCAAAGCGGTGTAGCGGCGACACGCATAGCTTATGAGCACCGAAGAGATATTCTGTGCGATGGCTTGAGTGCGCTGGGATGGGAGATAGATAAGCCAGAGGCAACGATGTTCGTCTGGGCGGCGATTCCTGCCCATTATGAGACATCCGAGGACTTTGTCATGGACATGGTCACCAAAGCCGGAGTTATCGTTACCCCGGGCAGCGCCTTTGGCCCTGCGGGCGAAGGTTATGTAAGAATGGCTTTAGTTCAGGAGGAAGAGAACCTGAAGCAGGCGGTCGAGGCAATTCGCCTGAGCGGGATTTTAAATGTGTAA
- a CDS encoding NupC/NupG family nucleoside CNT transporter, with product MKYIIAIAGLVAVFAMTYFASNDRSRIRYRPLAQMIILQIVLAFLLLNTTLGETLIRGFTAVFEALLAYAAEGVNFVFGGIMNEGQTSQFFLMVLMPIVVISALIGILQYLKILPFIIRYIGLALSKVNGMGKLESYNAVASAILGQSEVFISVKKQIGMLPERRLYTLCASAMSTVSMSIVGAYMTMIEPRYVVTALVLNLFGGFIIASILNPYRVSKEEDILEVQKERKQSFFEMLGEYIMDGFRVAITVAAMLIGFVALIALINGLFGSLFGITFQQILGYIFSPFAFLMGVPWKEAVEAGNIMATKMVANEFVAMLDLSTMTKEGVLSARTIGIVSVFLVSFANFSSIGIISGAVKGLHEEQGNTVARFGLRLLYGATLVSVLSATVAGLFL from the coding sequence ATGAAATATATAATTGCTATTGCCGGTCTGGTGGCTGTATTCGCAATGACCTATTTTGCGAGTAATGACCGGAGCCGTATCCGCTATCGGCCGCTAGCACAAATGATTATTTTACAGATTGTCCTGGCGTTTTTATTGTTGAACACGACGCTGGGCGAGACTTTGATCCGGGGATTTACTGCTGTGTTCGAAGCGCTGCTGGCCTACGCGGCAGAAGGGGTTAATTTTGTGTTCGGCGGAATCATGAATGAGGGCCAGACCTCACAGTTTTTTCTGATGGTTCTGATGCCGATTGTGGTTATTTCAGCGCTGATAGGCATTTTGCAATATCTGAAGATCTTACCGTTTATTATCAGATATATCGGACTTGCGCTTAGCAAGGTAAACGGCATGGGCAAGCTGGAATCGTATAATGCGGTTGCTTCCGCGATTTTGGGGCAATCTGAAGTATTTATTTCTGTGAAAAAACAGATTGGAATGCTGCCGGAGCGTCGTCTGTATACGCTGTGCGCTTCTGCTATGTCGACGGTTTCCATGTCCATCGTCGGGGCGTACATGACGATGATCGAGCCGAGATATGTCGTCACGGCGCTTGTACTGAACCTGTTTGGCGGTTTTATTATCGCATCGATTCTGAATCCGTATAGGGTATCGAAGGAAGAGGACATTCTTGAGGTTCAGAAAGAGCGTAAGCAATCGTTCTTCGAGATGTTGGGCGAATATATTATGGATGGGTTCAGGGTGGCGATTACGGTCGCCGCGATGCTAATCGGCTTTGTCGCCCTGATTGCCTTGATAAACGGCTTGTTCGGGAGTTTGTTCGGTATTACGTTCCAGCAAATTTTGGGTTATATTTTTTCACCGTTTGCCTTCCTTATGGGCGTGCCTTGGAAGGAAGCCGTCGAAGCCGGCAACATTATGGCAACGAAAATGGTGGCCAATGAATTCGTGGCGATGCTTGATCTGTCGACCATGACAAAGGAAGGCGTATTATCTGCACGGACGATTGGTATCGTATCCGTCTTCTTGGTCTCGTTCGCGAACTTTTCGTCGATCGGCATCATTTCCGGGGCTGTGAAGGGGCTGCATGAAGAGCAGGGGAATACGGTCGCCCGCTTCGGTCTCCGCTTGCTGTATGGGGCCACGTTGGTTAGCGTACTGTCGGCTACGGTCGCTGGTCTGTTCCTGTAA
- the sbnA gene encoding 2,3-diaminopropionate biosynthesis protein SbnA, protein MTKDWLSCIGNTPLVRLSRLFANDRGIAVHAKLEMLNPNGSAKDRPAVRIISAALEQGLIGPGSVIVESSSGNMAISLAAICSRLGMRFISVVDPKTAPQNIRIIRAYGADVELVEQPDPETGEFLPARLNRVRQLVQSIPNSFWPNQYENENNYLSHKDGTMREIIAELGQVDYVIGGVSTCGTMLGCATFVKEQQLDTAIVAVDAVGSVILGGTKGKRFFPGLGAGIVPPFNQSKFTDYAIQVKEADMVTGCRMLVQHEAILAGPSSGAVVYALKEALFHEIPDNSVCVVILHDRGERYMDTVYNDEWVAQHLNTGSL, encoded by the coding sequence ATGACCAAAGATTGGCTTTCTTGTATCGGTAACACCCCGCTTGTTCGGCTCTCCCGCCTCTTCGCCAACGATCGCGGTATTGCCGTCCACGCCAAGCTTGAAATGCTGAATCCGAACGGAAGCGCCAAGGATCGCCCCGCTGTGCGTATTATTTCGGCAGCGCTGGAGCAAGGCTTAATCGGTCCCGGCTCGGTCATTGTCGAATCCAGCTCGGGCAATATGGCGATCAGTCTGGCTGCCATCTGCTCCCGACTGGGTATGCGCTTCATTAGCGTTGTCGATCCAAAAACAGCGCCCCAAAATATCCGCATCATACGTGCTTATGGGGCCGATGTCGAGCTTGTAGAGCAGCCCGACCCTGAAACCGGCGAGTTCCTTCCGGCCAGGTTGAACAGGGTCAGACAGCTCGTTCAGAGTATCCCGAACAGCTTCTGGCCCAACCAGTATGAGAATGAAAACAACTACTTGTCTCATAAAGACGGGACAATGCGGGAAATCATCGCCGAGTTGGGCCAAGTCGACTACGTTATTGGCGGCGTCAGCACCTGCGGGACGATGCTGGGCTGCGCCACCTTTGTCAAGGAGCAGCAGCTGGATACTGCAATCGTCGCTGTCGACGCCGTTGGCAGCGTCATCCTTGGCGGAACGAAAGGCAAGCGCTTCTTCCCCGGCCTTGGCGCCGGCATCGTTCCCCCATTTAACCAAAGCAAATTTACGGACTACGCCATTCAGGTCAAAGAAGCCGATATGGTAACGGGCTGCCGCATGCTTGTACAGCATGAAGCCATCCTCGCCGGTCCTTCTTCAGGCGCCGTCGTTTATGCCCTTAAAGAAGCTTTGTTCCATGAAATACCGGATAATTCGGTATGCGTCGTGATCCTCCATGATCGCGGTGAGCGTTATATGGATACGGTGTACAACGATGAATGGGTGGCGCAACATCTGAACACCGGTTCTCTGTAA
- a CDS encoding 2,3-diaminopropionate biosynthesis protein SbnB, translating into MLYLDNNHLQTIGLCWKELESRIAEALRLIDSGDYAQPIKPYLRYGNPANRIIAMPAYVGGTVQAAGLKWIASFPGNTLSGLPRAHSVLLLNKVDTGVPYAILNSPLPSVARTVAVSAVMLRHYMQARPAAERIRAGIIGFGPVGQHHYDMCGKLFGECIDEVLIYDIRGAKLGMHVIDEADADYRGRTRFAESWQELYSSCNVIITCTVSDHRYIDQPPLAGSLLLDVSLRDYKVSALEQIQAIVVDDWDEVCRENTDIELLHLERGLAKDDTCSLADVVCRDALGRFTEGESILFCPMGMAVFDIATAAYWVEKAQSLGIGLNLADR; encoded by the coding sequence ATGCTTTATTTGGACAATAATCATCTGCAGACTATCGGGTTGTGCTGGAAGGAGCTGGAGAGCCGCATCGCAGAGGCGCTGCGGCTCATAGATTCAGGCGATTATGCGCAGCCCATCAAGCCTTACCTCCGCTACGGCAATCCGGCTAACCGGATTATCGCGATGCCCGCTTATGTCGGAGGTACCGTGCAAGCGGCGGGCCTGAAATGGATCGCCAGTTTTCCCGGCAATACGTTAAGTGGACTGCCGAGAGCGCATAGCGTGCTATTGCTTAATAAGGTCGATACAGGCGTGCCTTACGCCATTCTGAACTCGCCACTGCCGAGTGTGGCCAGGACGGTTGCCGTGAGTGCGGTCATGCTGCGCCATTATATGCAGGCGCGCCCTGCCGCAGAGCGGATACGGGCTGGCATCATTGGTTTTGGACCGGTTGGACAGCATCATTATGACATGTGCGGCAAGCTATTCGGGGAATGTATTGACGAGGTTCTTATCTACGATATTAGAGGAGCCAAGCTGGGGATGCATGTTATTGACGAAGCAGATGCAGACTATCGCGGCCGTACACGATTCGCTGAGAGCTGGCAGGAGCTGTACAGCAGCTGCAATGTCATCATAACGTGTACCGTGAGCGATCATCGTTACATCGACCAGCCGCCGCTTGCCGGCAGCCTGCTGCTTGATGTGTCCCTGCGCGACTATAAAGTATCGGCTCTGGAGCAAATACAGGCCATCGTCGTCGATGATTGGGATGAGGTATGCCGTGAAAACACCGATATCGAGCTGCTGCATCTGGAGCGGGGACTTGCGAAGGACGATACATGTTCGCTGGCTGATGTCGTCTGCCGGGACGCTCTGGGGAGGTTTACAGAGGGTGAGTCTATTTTATTTTGCCCGATGGGAATGGCCGTGTTCGATATAGCAACAGCAGCCTACTGGGTGGAGAAAGCACAGTCGCTAGGGATCGGGTTGAATTTGGCGGATAGATGA
- the glf gene encoding UDP-galactopyranose mutase: protein MYDYLVVGAGLFGAVFAYEANKRGKKCLVIDKRDHIGGNVYTEEIEGIHVHKYGAHIFHTNSKAIWDYVNQFAEFNRFTNSPIANYKGELYNLPFNMNTFNKLWGVVTPDEAKLKIEEQRQAAGIIEPRNLEEQAISLVGTDIYEKLIQGYTEKQWGRSAKDLPSFIIKRLPVRFTYDNNYFNDRYQGIPIGGYGAIIEKMLEGIEVKLNVDFFDRKEEWLRSAQKVVYTGMIDQYYDYAYGVLEYRSLQFETKVLHDTANYQGNAVVNYTDPETPYTRIIEHKHFDFGTQEKTVITEEYPTEWKPGDEPYYPINDDKNNEIYKKYKALADSEQRIIFGGRLATYKYYDMHQVIGAALTEVSREFGE, encoded by the coding sequence ATGTATGATTATTTAGTGGTGGGCGCAGGTCTGTTCGGAGCGGTCTTCGCCTATGAAGCGAACAAGAGGGGCAAGAAATGCCTTGTCATCGACAAAAGAGACCATATTGGCGGAAACGTATATACCGAAGAAATCGAGGGCATCCATGTGCACAAGTACGGGGCTCATATTTTCCACACGAACAGCAAGGCCATTTGGGATTATGTGAATCAATTCGCCGAATTCAACCGGTTCACCAATTCACCGATCGCCAATTATAAAGGGGAATTATATAATCTGCCCTTCAACATGAACACCTTCAATAAACTGTGGGGCGTCGTCACCCCGGACGAAGCCAAGCTCAAAATTGAGGAGCAAAGGCAGGCCGCCGGCATCATCGAGCCAAGAAATCTGGAGGAACAAGCGATTTCGCTTGTCGGAACCGATATCTACGAGAAACTGATCCAAGGCTATACCGAGAAGCAGTGGGGAAGATCGGCCAAAGACCTGCCTTCCTTCATCATCAAACGGCTCCCCGTCCGCTTCACCTATGACAATAACTATTTCAATGACCGTTACCAGGGCATTCCGATCGGCGGTTATGGGGCGATCATCGAGAAGATGCTGGAAGGCATCGAGGTCAAGCTGAATGTCGATTTCTTTGACCGTAAAGAAGAATGGCTCCGCTCAGCCCAAAAAGTCGTGTACACCGGAATGATCGACCAATATTACGATTACGCATATGGCGTGCTCGAATACCGCAGCCTGCAGTTCGAAACGAAGGTGCTGCACGATACGGCCAACTACCAAGGCAATGCCGTCGTCAATTACACGGACCCGGAAACGCCATATACGCGGATCATCGAGCACAAGCATTTCGATTTCGGTACGCAGGAGAAAACGGTTATCACGGAGGAATACCCGACAGAATGGAAGCCGGGCGACGAGCCCTATTATCCGATCAACGACGATAAAAACAATGAAATTTACAAGAAATACAAAGCGCTTGCCGACAGCGAGCAACGCATCATCTTCGGGGGACGCCTCGCTACTTACAAATACTACGATATGCACCAAGTCATCGGCGCGGCTCTAACGGAGGTGAGCCGGGAGTTTGGGGAGTGA
- a CDS encoding LysR family transcriptional regulator, with product MNTEALEYFIKVYEKNSVTAAAKDLFITPQGVSKTIRQLEMELEAELFYRSSRGMEATKAGELLYARAKHIHYLIEDIKKEISIISGKKGSLNVVITYSITSILPVDFLYDFSKQYPDIQIKLKEYPDEYPLTQIFQEEVDVGLVIGTEEIENCEFELIAEGQVVVIVSKSHPLASKQEISVTDLDNETLVIKTAGEGKENGFIEKCLEQGFSPHVMHEFGNIISAHRLCERNGAVAVSIDFVEESLKNDNLKLIRLKEKIPQDIYLVSRKRGIQSKAVALFQRYVKDRCKSF from the coding sequence TTGAACACAGAGGCATTGGAATATTTCATCAAGGTATATGAGAAAAATAGTGTTACTGCGGCGGCGAAAGACCTGTTTATTACCCCTCAGGGTGTAAGCAAGACCATCAGGCAGCTGGAGATGGAGCTGGAAGCTGAATTATTCTACAGAAGCTCTCGCGGCATGGAGGCCACCAAAGCGGGCGAGCTCCTATATGCCAGGGCTAAACATATTCATTATTTGATTGAGGATATCAAGAAGGAAATCAGCATTATCAGCGGAAAAAAGGGCAGCCTGAACGTAGTAATTACATATTCCATAACATCGATCCTACCGGTGGATTTTTTATATGATTTCTCTAAACAATATCCAGATATTCAAATCAAGCTGAAAGAGTATCCCGACGAGTATCCGTTAACCCAAATATTCCAGGAGGAAGTGGACGTCGGCTTGGTCATTGGGACGGAAGAGATCGAGAATTGCGAATTTGAATTGATTGCCGAAGGCCAAGTCGTGGTCATCGTCTCGAAGAGCCATCCGTTAGCCAGCAAACAAGAAATTTCAGTCACCGATCTGGATAACGAAACTTTGGTCATAAAGACGGCAGGTGAAGGGAAGGAAAACGGTTTTATCGAGAAATGCCTTGAACAGGGCTTCTCGCCCCATGTCATGCATGAATTCGGCAATATTATCTCCGCCCATCGATTATGCGAGAGAAATGGAGCCGTGGCCGTTTCTATTGATTTTGTGGAGGAGTCGCTCAAGAATGATAACTTAAAGCTGATTAGACTGAAGGAGAAGATTCCTCAGGATATTTATCTGGTTTCTAGAAAGAGAGGTATCCAGTCTAAAGCAGTGGCCTTATTTCAAAGATACGTCAAGGATCGATGCAAGTCGTTTTGA
- a CDS encoding YheC/YheD family protein: MRFRKKDKWTKDVIMRKEQMLRKHMPPTRIATKKQLHSMLLKHGMVYVKPDGGTQGKGVMRVELRKFGKRRYVYQVGERRREFATYNRAYEAISKEMKGKRHVVQKGVWLLKHKGRPFDIRLMIQRRPRGGFETTGTFTRVAHPRKIVTNGSQGGTIYATDDVLRQYAGTAKRKELYRRMDDLAQRTMRRLRGAFPSIKELGLDYAIDSRLKPWILEVNTKPDAAPFTLLKDRSIVRRIVRYGKAYGKTYKLVCKKAKRGV, from the coding sequence ATGAGGTTTCGTAAGAAGGATAAATGGACCAAGGACGTGATTATGCGAAAGGAACAAATGCTGCGGAAGCATATGCCACCGACAAGAATCGCCACGAAGAAGCAACTGCATAGCATGCTTTTGAAGCACGGAATGGTCTACGTGAAGCCAGATGGCGGGACGCAGGGAAAGGGCGTCATGAGGGTGGAGTTGAGAAAATTCGGAAAGCGGAGATATGTATACCAGGTTGGCGAACGCAGGCGGGAATTCGCAACCTATAACAGGGCCTATGAAGCTATAAGCAAGGAGATGAAGGGCAAGCGGCATGTCGTTCAGAAGGGGGTTTGGCTGCTTAAGCATAAAGGGCGTCCATTCGATATCAGGCTCATGATTCAACGGCGGCCTAGGGGCGGCTTTGAAACGACCGGTACATTTACCAGAGTGGCACATCCCCGCAAAATCGTGACGAATGGAAGCCAGGGTGGCACGATTTATGCAACCGATGACGTATTGCGCCAGTATGCCGGAACCGCTAAGCGTAAGGAATTGTATCGCCGCATGGACGATCTTGCGCAACGGACCATGAGGCGGCTGCGGGGCGCATTCCCTAGCATTAAGGAGCTTGGTCTCGATTATGCCATCGACAGCAGACTGAAGCCATGGATTCTTGAGGTGAACACGAAGCCGGATGCGGCTCCGTTTACGCTGCTGAAGGATCGGAGCATCGTCCGGCGGATCGTCCGATATGGCAAAGCGTATGGCAAAACTTATAAGCTAGTTTGCAAAAAAGCCAAGCGCGGCGTATAA
- a CDS encoding aspartyl-phosphate phosphatase Spo0E family protein: MKEWTELFEVEKQKLNQLGNESLADGIPLHDNDALQDQSRRVDELIIQLHKRAGFKRRSR; encoded by the coding sequence ATGAAAGAGTGGACTGAATTATTTGAAGTGGAAAAGCAGAAATTAAATCAGCTAGGGAACGAATCTTTGGCGGATGGAATTCCGCTCCACGATAACGACGCGCTGCAAGATCAGAGCAGAAGAGTGGATGAGCTGATTATCCAGTTGCACAAACGGGCTGGATTCAAACGGCGTTCAAGATAA